One window of the Pseudofrankia sp. DC12 genome contains the following:
- a CDS encoding transposase family protein, with amino-acid sequence MSVTYTSVLPLSDHTVVRLATLLIAERRRIGTRSGTRALSPWEQAVFVLRWFCDGTPVIRLCRDNNIGKSVGYRYLHEGLAVLAWQAPDLRNALIAAKFAGYDHVIVDGTVIETDRVTVPGPTKGVDLWWSGKIKNHGANVQVVSGPEDGWPLWVSDVRPGREHDTTALRASGAPEVFEEWFADGGQVLGDGGYEAFGTQEGQFAVPFKKPKGGELTAEQKLHNRIHYALRAVGERANALLKVTFRLLRNVTIDPWKIGLVAKASLVILHTEYQRTT; translated from the coding sequence ATGAGTGTCACATACACGAGCGTCCTGCCCCTGAGCGATCACACGGTCGTCCGCCTTGCCACGCTCCTGATTGCGGAACGTAGGCGGATCGGTACGCGGAGCGGGACCCGCGCCCTGTCTCCATGGGAGCAGGCCGTGTTCGTCCTGCGCTGGTTCTGTGACGGAACCCCGGTCATCCGGCTGTGTCGGGACAACAACATCGGCAAGTCGGTGGGCTACCGCTACCTGCACGAGGGCCTCGCAGTCCTGGCCTGGCAGGCCCCTGACCTGCGCAACGCACTGATCGCCGCGAAGTTCGCCGGCTACGACCACGTGATCGTCGACGGGACGGTGATCGAGACCGACCGGGTGACCGTCCCCGGCCCGACGAAGGGCGTGGACCTGTGGTGGTCAGGAAAAATCAAGAACCACGGCGCGAACGTGCAAGTCGTCTCGGGTCCCGAGGACGGCTGGCCGCTGTGGGTGTCCGACGTCCGTCCCGGCCGGGAGCACGACACCACCGCCCTGCGCGCCTCCGGCGCCCCGGAGGTCTTCGAGGAGTGGTTCGCCGACGGCGGGCAGGTGCTCGGCGACGGCGGCTACGAAGCGTTCGGAACCCAGGAGGGGCAGTTCGCGGTCCCGTTCAAGAAGCCGAAGGGCGGGGAGCTGACCGCCGAACAGAAACTGCACAACCGCATCCACTACGCCCTGCGGGCGGTCGGGGAGCGCGCGAACGCGCTGCTCAAGGTCACCTTCCGCCTGCTCCGCAACGTCACGATCGACCCCTGGAAGATCGGGCTGGTCGCGAAAGCGTCCCTCGTCATCCTCCACACCGAGTACCAGAGGACCACCTGA